A genome region from Cognatishimia activa includes the following:
- a CDS encoding AAA family ATPase, which translates to MSDPKEMLRDIEALGERLGQAKSIISRRFIGQEKVVDLALASLLCGGHALLIGLPGLGKTRLVDTLSTVMGLNGNRVQFTPDLMPADILGSEVLETGKDGSKAFKFVPGPIFCQLLMADEINRASPRTQSALLQAMQERKVTVAGEDRALDAPFHVLATQNPIEQEGTYPLPEAQLDRFLVQIDVPYPDRDTERDILLATTGAEEAEAEAVFSGEELIAAQTLLRQMPVGESVMELILDVVRACRPDDDSSSAHIRDVVAWGPGPRAAQAFMMMARAWALLDGRLAPSAEDVMALAGPVLKHRMALTFAARARGEDITNVIQSVVETADRKEAAA; encoded by the coding sequence ATGTCCGACCCCAAGGAAATGCTGCGCGACATCGAGGCGCTGGGCGAAAGGCTCGGGCAGGCGAAATCCATCATCTCGCGGCGTTTCATCGGACAAGAGAAGGTCGTTGATCTCGCCCTGGCCTCTTTGCTTTGTGGCGGCCATGCCTTGCTGATCGGCTTGCCGGGCTTGGGTAAAACACGATTGGTGGACACGCTGTCCACCGTGATGGGGCTGAATGGCAATCGCGTGCAGTTCACGCCGGATTTGATGCCCGCGGATATTCTGGGGTCCGAAGTGCTTGAGACCGGCAAGGACGGCTCCAAAGCGTTTAAATTCGTGCCGGGTCCGATCTTTTGCCAGCTTTTGATGGCGGATGAGATCAACCGCGCAAGTCCCAGGACGCAATCGGCGTTGTTGCAGGCGATGCAGGAGCGCAAAGTGACGGTCGCGGGCGAAGATCGCGCCCTGGACGCGCCCTTCCACGTGCTCGCGACGCAAAACCCGATTGAACAAGAGGGCACCTATCCGCTGCCAGAAGCACAGCTTGACCGCTTCCTCGTACAGATCGACGTGCCTTATCCCGACCGAGACACCGAACGCGATATCCTTTTGGCGACCACAGGGGCCGAAGAGGCTGAGGCCGAGGCGGTATTTTCGGGTGAAGAATTGATCGCCGCACAGACCCTCTTGCGGCAGATGCCGGTGGGTGAAAGCGTGATGGAGTTGATCCTTGATGTGGTGCGCGCCTGCCGTCCGGACGATGACAGCAGCAGCGCCCATATCCGCGATGTTGTGGCCTGGGGGCCGGGGCCTCGGGCGGCGCAGGCCTTTATGATGATGGCACGGGCCTGGGCCTTGTTGGATGGTCGCCTTGCGCCGTCGGCAGAGGACGTGATGGCCCTCGCAGGGCCGGTTCTGAAACACCGCATGGCGCTAACCTTCGCGGCCCGCGCGCGCGGTGAAGACATCACCAATGTGATCCAAAGCGTGGTTGAAACCGCAGACCGGAAAGAGGCGGCTGCGTGA
- a CDS encoding DUF58 domain-containing protein, with product MSSQPQLRRRAEAAAAKLPPLLARAEHLANTVLLGDHGRRRSGSGDDFWQYRPLQDGDSFRMIDWRRSAKSDAQFVRQKEWQIAQSVSLWVDGSASMSYTSSKDLAPKSDRAQVLALALSILLIRAGERVGLAGTDLPPRRGDGQIWRLCEALLAQGEGDYGTPEARAMIPRTRALFVSDFMGDIAAVQQALAKAADRGVRGVLLQILDPTEEAFPFQGRAIFESMGATLEHETRKANDLRDRYLERLSERRETLEHLAKVTGWQFATHLTDAPVQQALLWLYRAMEGER from the coding sequence GTGAGTTCACAGCCCCAGCTCAGACGGCGCGCCGAAGCTGCGGCTGCCAAACTGCCGCCGCTCTTGGCGCGGGCAGAGCATCTGGCGAATACCGTTTTGCTGGGGGACCATGGGCGGCGGCGTTCTGGATCAGGAGATGATTTCTGGCAGTATCGCCCACTGCAGGACGGCGACAGTTTTCGCATGATCGACTGGCGGCGCTCGGCCAAATCTGATGCGCAGTTTGTGCGGCAAAAGGAATGGCAGATTGCCCAATCGGTGAGCCTGTGGGTCGATGGGTCGGCCTCTATGTCCTATACATCAAGCAAAGATCTTGCGCCGAAATCGGACCGGGCTCAGGTCTTGGCTCTGGCCCTGTCGATCCTGCTGATCCGTGCCGGAGAACGTGTGGGGCTGGCGGGAACAGATCTGCCACCCCGTCGAGGGGATGGTCAGATCTGGCGCCTCTGTGAGGCGCTTTTGGCGCAGGGCGAGGGCGACTATGGCACGCCCGAAGCGCGCGCGATGATCCCACGGACGCGCGCTTTGTTTGTGTCGGATTTCATGGGGGACATCGCGGCTGTGCAGCAAGCGCTCGCCAAAGCCGCAGATCGCGGTGTGCGGGGCGTTTTGCTGCAAATTCTGGACCCGACCGAAGAAGCATTTCCTTTTCAAGGGCGCGCCATCTTTGAAAGCATGGGCGCGACGTTGGAACACGAAACGAGAAAGGCGAACGACCTGCGCGACCGGTATCTTGAGCGCCTTTCCGAACGGCGTGAAACTCTCGAACACCTCGCCAAAGTCACGGGTTGGCAATTCGCGACGCATCTGACCGACGCCCCCGTGCAGCAAGCGCTGTTGTGGCTCTATCGCGCCATGGAAGGGGAACGCTGA
- a CDS encoding DUF4159 domain-containing protein, with product MFGLPLAFTTPWLLSAFVALPVLWILLRAVPPAPIRRRFPGVALLLGLQDDESVMDRTPWWLLLLRMLLIAALILGLAGPVLNPEERSDSDAPLLVVLDGGWASGPAWAEQSELLESTLREADRSGRDAALLRLTDPQAVGFLPAGALVRRIPDAAPLAWLPDDADVQAVLAEIEGRAFDSVWFSDGLEFEGRDRLRTALQAAGQLRVVQSSEPVLAIQSVGFDDGILTATVRRSAPVASVERQIEVKGLDPNGVDRTLARAALRFDGADLQTDVSFSLPSELRGRITQFAIEGLRSAGAVYLTDDALKRREVAIISTRDDREGLELLSPSHYLRQALVETTELIEAAIPVVIPANPDVIILADIATLAPAEEEALIEWTQEGGLLLRFAGPQMAASDLSRSEEHPLMPVRLRAGGRSVGGAMSWGEPKTLAPFTEDSPFFGLPLPEDVRVTAQVVAQPDPSLADRVLAELSDGTPLVTRKAVGQGQVVLFHVSANAEWSGLPLSGLFVQMLDRLAVLSAKSGSAADVMDGTIWQPLQVMDGLGRLSDAKTLSGIAGEVISQEALGPDVLPGLYQNGEEVFARNVFAAGDGLKAFEWPASVTIEGLEQDVTRDLTSWFLMAALALLAIDTVLSLMLSGRLSGLRAAPSALAALALLGATSTDLGAQEAPRLTDEIALGYVVTGDQRIDDMSYAGLYGLSNVLFSRTSIEPVPPEAVDLETSELAFFPFLYWPISPDQPLPSGEAYAKLNQYLRSGGMILFDTRDADVARLGSGSPNGRKLQALAQPLDIPQLEVVPKDHVLTRTFYLLQDFPGRYASREVWVEAAPADAAQVEGMPFRNLNDGVTPVVIGGNDWASAWATNEFGVFLNPVGRGLQGERQREIAYRFGVNLIMHVLTGNYKSDQVHVPALLDRLGQ from the coding sequence ATGTTCGGTCTGCCGCTCGCCTTCACCACGCCCTGGCTTTTGTCCGCCTTTGTCGCGCTGCCGGTTCTGTGGATTTTGTTGCGGGCCGTGCCCCCGGCACCGATCCGGCGGCGGTTTCCAGGCGTGGCCTTGCTGTTGGGACTACAAGACGACGAAAGCGTTATGGATCGCACGCCGTGGTGGCTCTTGCTGCTGCGCATGCTTTTGATTGCGGCGCTGATCCTTGGTTTGGCGGGCCCTGTTTTGAACCCCGAAGAGCGGTCAGACAGCGATGCGCCCTTGTTGGTTGTGCTGGACGGCGGCTGGGCCTCTGGCCCCGCTTGGGCAGAGCAGAGTGAGCTTTTGGAAAGCACGCTCAGGGAGGCTGACCGATCTGGACGAGACGCCGCTTTGCTGCGCCTCACAGATCCCCAAGCTGTGGGATTTTTGCCAGCCGGAGCCTTGGTGCGGCGCATTCCTGACGCCGCGCCCCTCGCTTGGCTGCCCGATGACGCAGACGTTCAGGCCGTCTTGGCAGAGATTGAAGGCCGTGCCTTTGATAGTGTTTGGTTCTCGGATGGGCTGGAGTTTGAGGGCCGTGACCGGCTGCGCACGGCCTTGCAGGCGGCAGGGCAGTTGCGAGTAGTCCAAAGCTCTGAACCTGTCTTGGCGATTCAGTCGGTTGGCTTTGATGACGGCATTCTGACGGCAACCGTGCGCCGGTCTGCGCCTGTGGCCTCTGTTGAGCGTCAGATAGAGGTGAAAGGTCTGGATCCCAACGGAGTCGACCGTACTCTGGCTCGCGCGGCTCTGCGATTTGATGGCGCGGATCTACAGACGGATGTAAGTTTTTCCCTGCCGTCGGAATTGCGCGGACGGATCACGCAATTTGCAATCGAAGGGCTGCGGTCTGCAGGTGCGGTTTACTTGACGGATGATGCGCTAAAGCGGCGCGAGGTTGCGATCATCTCGACCCGCGACGACCGTGAGGGTTTGGAATTGCTCTCGCCCAGCCACTATCTGCGGCAGGCCTTGGTCGAGACAACCGAGCTGATTGAGGCCGCAATTCCTGTTGTTATCCCCGCCAATCCAGACGTCATAATTCTGGCCGATATTGCGACGCTTGCGCCTGCCGAGGAAGAGGCTCTGATCGAATGGACGCAAGAGGGCGGCTTGCTGCTGCGGTTTGCAGGGCCTCAGATGGCGGCCAGCGATCTGAGCCGGTCTGAGGAGCACCCGCTGATGCCCGTGCGCTTGCGTGCAGGCGGACGCAGTGTTGGTGGCGCCATGAGCTGGGGCGAGCCAAAAACCCTCGCGCCCTTTACCGAAGACAGCCCGTTCTTTGGCCTGCCTTTGCCAGAGGATGTACGCGTCACAGCGCAAGTGGTTGCGCAACCCGATCCCAGCCTTGCGGATCGCGTATTGGCAGAACTCTCGGACGGTACACCTTTGGTGACGCGCAAAGCGGTTGGGCAAGGTCAGGTGGTGCTGTTTCACGTCTCGGCCAATGCAGAGTGGTCGGGGCTGCCACTGTCGGGTCTCTTTGTGCAGATGCTTGATCGACTGGCGGTCCTGTCGGCCAAAAGCGGCAGTGCGGCGGATGTGATGGACGGCACGATCTGGCAGCCGTTGCAGGTGATGGATGGGCTTGGGCGTCTGTCTGACGCCAAGACCTTGTCAGGGATTGCCGGAGAGGTGATTTCGCAAGAGGCCCTTGGGCCGGATGTGCTGCCCGGTCTTTATCAAAATGGCGAAGAGGTCTTTGCACGCAATGTCTTTGCGGCTGGTGACGGCCTTAAGGCATTCGAATGGCCTGCCTCTGTCACAATCGAAGGGCTTGAACAGGATGTGACCCGCGATCTAACCTCGTGGTTCCTGATGGCCGCTTTGGCGTTATTGGCGATTGATACGGTCTTGTCTCTGATGTTGTCTGGCCGTTTGTCCGGCCTGCGCGCGGCCCCCTCGGCGCTCGCTGCGCTGGCGCTTCTTGGTGCGACATCGACGGACCTTGGGGCTCAAGAGGCTCCGCGCCTCACGGATGAGATTGCGTTGGGCTATGTGGTGACCGGAGATCAGCGCATCGACGACATGTCATACGCGGGACTTTATGGGCTTAGCAACGTCTTGTTCAGCCGCACATCCATCGAGCCTGTTCCGCCCGAAGCGGTCGATCTGGAAACATCAGAGCTTGCTTTCTTTCCATTCCTATATTGGCCGATCAGCCCCGATCAGCCCCTGCCATCGGGCGAGGCCTATGCCAAGTTGAACCAGTATCTGCGATCCGGCGGCATGATCCTCTTTGACACCCGCGACGCCGACGTCGCGCGGCTTGGATCCGGCAGCCCGAACGGGCGCAAATTGCAGGCCTTGGCGCAGCCTTTGGACATTCCTCAGCTAGAGGTCGTGCCCAAGGACCATGTCCTGACGCGCACTTTCTATCTTTTGCAGGATTTTCCGGGTCGCTACGCCAGCCGCGAAGTCTGGGTCGAAGCGGCCCCGGCAGATGCCGCGCAAGTCGAGGGCATGCCGTTTCGCAACTTGAACGATGGTGTGACACCGGTGGTGATCGGCGGCAATGATTGGGCCTCGGCCTGGGCGACAAATGAGTTTGGCGTCTTTCTCAACCCCGTCGGGCGTGGCCTGCAAGGCGAGCGACAGCGCGAGATTGCCTACCGCTTCGGAGTAAACCTCATCATGCATGTGCTGACTGGTAACTATAAGTCCGATCAGGTCCACGTGCCTGCTCTGCTGGATCGGTTGGGCCAATGA